The genome window TCCGAGGGGAGTCACCGTGGACTCGGTACCGCCGGCAATCATGGCGTCCGCATCGCCGCGCCTGATCATGTGGTATGCATCGCCGATGGAGTGTGTACCGGTGGCGCAGGCGGATACCGACGACAGGTTGGGTCCCTTGGCCCCGTACTTGATTGAAATGTGGCCGGGTGCAAGGTTGATGATCAGCATTGGAATGAAGAAGGGGGAAATTTTCTTGTGCCCGCCTTCGAGCATGGCGGCGTGGTACTTTTCGATGGTCGGCAAACCGCCCAGCCCCGCGCCGACCAGGACACCCGTACGCTCCGCGTTCTCCTCGGTGATCTTGAGGCCGGAATCTTCCATGGCGTAATGGGCAGCAGCATGGCGTACTGAATGAAGAGGTCCATCTTCTTGACCTCTTTCTTGTCGATGTACTGCTCGGGATCAAAGCCCTTAACCTCGCCGGCAATCCTTACCGGCAGGTCGGAGGCGTCAAAGCGGGTTATGTGCCCAATGCCCGACGTTCCTGAAACGAGCGCATCCCAGTTGGCGGCGTTGCCGACTCCGAGCGGAGATACGGCGCCGACTCCCGTCACCACTACTCTTCTCATAGATATGTGCTCCCGATGGTCGTGAATCTGAACGCATCCGCCACGGAGCCGTTGAAGCTCACATGCGGATGCACGCGGACGCGGCCCAAAGGCCGCGTGCTGTGAAAAAGGGGAAGGTTCTCCTTCCCCTCCTGTGTGCTAGGTGTGCTCGGTGATGTAATCGATGGCATCCTGAACGTTCTGGATTTTCTCGGCGTCCTCGTCGGAAATCTCGATATCGAACTCTTCCTCGAGAGCCATCACCAGTTCGACAGTGTCAAGAGAGTCCGCCCCCAGATCATCCATAAAGGAGGCATCGTTCGTAACCTGCGCCTCATCGACGCCGAGTTGTTCGGCTACGATCTCTTTGACTCTTTTTTCTATTGACGACATGCTTGTTCACCTCCGTTTGGTTTGAGTCTTCGGGTAATGTTTCTAGCTACATACCACGAAACGCCTAAATTTCAAAAGATATTTTTCTACATGTACATCCCGCCGTTAACGGACAGGACGTGACCGGTAATATAACTCCCCATGTCGGACACGAGGAAATGGACCGCGTTGGCAATATCCTCGGGGGCACCGAACCGCTCCAGCGGAATCTGCTGCATGAGCGACTCACGTACCTTTTCGGAAAGAACCGCCGTCATATCCGTTTCGATGAAACCGGGGGTGACGGCATTGACGGTAATGCCGCGCTTGGCCAGTTCCCGGGCGGCAGCCTTGGTCATTCCGATCATCCCTGCCTTGCTGGCGCAATAGTTGACCTGCCCCGCATTCCCCATCTCGCCTACCACAGAGCCGATATTGACGATGCGGCCACTACGGGCCTTGGCCATGAGTTTTGCCGCCTCCCGCGTGCAATTGAAGGCGCCCTTGAGGTTCACGTCGAGCACGGCATCCCAATCGGCATCTTTCATCCGCAACAGCAGGCCATCCCGGGTAATGCCGGCATTGTTGACAAGGATATCCACCTTGCCGAAAGCGGCTACCACCGAGGCGAACAGCGCTTCCACAGCCGCCGCGTCCGCCACGTCCACAGCCAGCGCGAGGGCTCTCCGGCCGATCTGCTCTATCTCGTCCGCGGTTTTCCGGGCACTGTCGAGGGTTGTAGCGGTCACTGCAACGTCAGCGCCCTCGCGGGCGAGCCGGAGGGCGATCTCCCTGCCGATGCCACGAGAAGCTCCTGTAACCACTGCGACTTTTCCAGCAAGACTCATTCTCGTCTCCTTAGGCAAGAGCCTGATACCGGCCGTATCCTCGACGTTGGCGGTACCCGCTTCCTTCTCGATCCGCTTGACCAGCCCCGACAGAACTTTGCCCGGCCCGATCTCCACAAACCGGGTGACGCCGAGCGAAACCATTTCCCTCACCGAGGCATCCCAGAGCACCGGAGCGCTTACCTGCCTGACCAGGAGTTCTTTTACCCTTCCCTTGTCGGAGTTGGGCGTTGCCTCCACGTTGGTCACCACGGGAGCGACCAGATCGCCGACCGCAACCGCTGCCAGAACCTCGGCAAGCCGTTCACCGGCAGGCACCATGAGGCTCGAATGGAAGGGAGCACTCACCGGCAGGAGCATCGCCTTGCGGAACCCCTTTGCTTGGCAATCTCAATGGCACGGTTGACCGCACCGGTGTTTCCGGCAATGACGATCTGGCCGGGCGAATTGAAGTTTGCGGGAGAAACGACCTCACCCTGGGCCGCTTCGGCGCATATTTCGGCAAGAACAGCCGGTTCGATTCCGAGCATCGCGGCCATTGCCCCCTCTCCAACCGGCACAGCTCCTGCATGAAGGTGCCGCGGGCTCGAACCGTCCGGACAGCATCCGCAAAGCCAAGTGCCCCGGCAGCCACAAGCGCCGAGTACTCGCCGAGAGAGTGTCCTGCCAGGAAGTCTGCGGTGAGTCCCGTTTCAGCCTGAAGCACCCTGAATGCAGCAACACTTGTGGTCAGGATGGCGGGCTGAGTATTGGCGGTGAGCTTCAACTGCTCTTCGGGACCTTCAAAGCAGAGTCGGGAAAGGGAGCTGCCGAGGGCATCATCAGCTTCCTCGAAGACCTGACGGGCAACCGGAAAGGTATCGGCCAGATCCTTGCCCATTCCGGCATACTGGGACCCTTGGCCGGGGAATATGAATGCACGCTTGCTCATTGATAGCTCCTTGCTTGGTCCGTTACCAGCGCACCAGTGCCGATCCCCAGGTAAGCCCGCCACCGAAGGCATCGAATACCACTACATCGTTGGGCTTGATCCGGCCCGAGCGGTTAGCTTCGTCCAGTGCCAGCGGAATGGATGCCGCCGAGGTATTGCCGAACCGGTCGAGATTGACGTAGACCTTTTCGCCCGGCAGGCCGAGGCGTTTGCCGATGGCATCAATGATGCGGCGATTGGCCTGATGGGGGATGAACAACGAAATGTCTGCAGGCGTGAGCCCGTTTGCATCAAGGGCTTCAAGGGCGGCATCCTCCATGGCCCTCACGGCGAGTTTGAAAACCTCGTTCCCCTGCATCATGAGATAGATACGACGGTCGTCAAGAGTCTTCTGGACGGCGGGATTTCTGTTGCCGCAACCGGGTTGATAGAGCAATTCCCAGTATGAGCCGTCACTGTGAAGATGGGTTGACAGGACACCGCGGCCATCATCGCATGCCTCGAGAACCACGGCACCGGCGCCGTCGCCGAAAAGGAGACAGGTGTTGCGATCTGTCCAGTCGATGATCCGCGACAGGGCTTCTGCACCAATGACCAGAGCCTTGCGGACGGAACCCGCCCTGATTGCATTGGATGCCTGAGCCAATGCATAGATAAAGCCGGAACAGGCGGCGGACAGGTCAAAGGCAGCCGCCTTGGCGGCCTTGAGATTGCTCTGGACCACGCAGGCAGTGGCGGGAAATGGGAAATCGGGCGTAATTGTCGCAACAATCAAAAGATCAATATCAGCGGCAGCGACTCCGGCCATCTCAAGCGCCCGCTCCGCTGCCTGCGTTGCAAAGGTGGAGGTATACTCTCCATCAGCGGCGATGCGGCGCTCTTTGATCCCGGTGCGCGTAGTTATCCACTCGTCAGAGGTATCGACCATCTTCTCCAGATCGAAATTGGTAAGCACCTTGGAGGGAACGGCAGAACCGGTCCCGACAATCCTTGCTTTCATCATCCGTGACCTTTCTAACCCGCTGCTGCTTCCTTCACAGCGTCGCACTGCTGCATGTAGGCCGTAAACTCGGTTTCCATCTTCTCGGCGAGCCGTTGGTTGACCCCTTTGCACACATATTGATGAGCGAAGAGAATCGCGTTCTTGATGGCCTTCACGTTCGAACCGCCGTGGCAGATCATGCGACGCCGTTGATGCCGATCAGGGGTGCACCGCCGTATTCGGCGTAATCAACCTTTTTCTTGAAGTTCTTGAATGCCTTGCGGACAAACAGATAGCCAAGCTTGGACAGCAGACTGCCTGCTATTTCCTCGCGCAACATCTTCCCGACCGTTTCTGCAAGCCCTTCAGAAAGCTTCAGCACAACATTGCCCACAAAACCGTCGCAGACGACCACATCGACCATGCCGTTGAAGATGTCGCGCCCTTCCACGTAGCCTTCATAGTCAAAGGAAATATTTTTCAGGATTGCATTGGTTTCGCGAGTGAGTTCATTCCCCTTGCTGTCCTCTTCCCCATTGGAAAGGAGTCCGATGCGGGGATGCTCCACACCCATGACGTGGCGGGCATACACTTCGCCCATTATGGCGAACTGCACGAGGTGAATCGGCTTGCAGTCAACATTACCCCCCACGTCAAGAACAAGGGTCTTGCCGCGCAGGGTGGGAAATATCTGTGCGATGGCCGGACGGTCAATCCCTTTGAGCCGCTTGAGGACAAACATGCCTGCCGCCATGGTGGCGCCGGAATTGCCGGCACTCACCACGGCCTCTGCCTCGCCGCTTTTCACGAGATCAAAGGCGACGCGGATCGAGGAATCCTTCTTGCGCCGCACGGCGTCGGATGCAGCATCGTGCATGCCGACCACCTCGCTGGCGTGGTGAATGGCTATATCAAGCCCCTGTACATTGTGCTTGGCAAGCTCCTGACGAAGCTTTTCCGTATCACCGACCAAGGTGATGGGTATGCCGAATTCACGTGCTGCTACGACAGAACCTTCAACCTCGACGGTAGGGGCATTGTCGCCTCCCATCGCATCAACAGCAACTCTCATGGTACTCCCAGACAAGAATGAATCAGACCTACACGCGCAGGCAGGTTAGATCTCTTCGGTCTTGACCACTTCTCTCCCTTTATAGGTGCCGCAGGAAGCGCAGGCGCGGTGGGAAAGCTTGGGGCTCTTGCACTGGGGACAAACGGAAGCTGCCGGAGCGGTAAGGGAATCGTGGGATCTCCTCATGTTTTTACGGGACTTGGATGTCTTTTTCTTGGGTACAGCCATGGAATGTCTCCTTTTGTGGTTCTACTTGTCGACCTTAAAATCCTTGAGTGCACTGAATTTCAGACTGAATGACGAACCGGCGCACGTGCACTCCGCTTCATTCAAATCAACTCCGCATGTGGGGCACAGCCCCCGGCAGGACTCTTGGCACAGGGGTTTGAGCGGCAACTCCATGATCACCTGCTCGGCGATCTCCGGAGCGAAATCAATCTCGTCCCCCTGATAGGCAATCGAGATCAGATCTTCCTCTGCCAGTTCAACCTCTTCCTCGTCGAATGCGACGCGGTCTTCTTTACGATAGAACATCGTGAAAACGGAAGCGAGGTCGGCTTCAAAATCACCGAGACACCGGGAGCAATTCAGCCGAATCCGGGTCTTCAGGTTCCCTTTGACCCTGATGTGATCATATTCCCTGGCGACTGCCAACTCCACCGTCACCGGTGAGAGAAATCCGCACTCACCCGCATCCTGAACGGCAACAAGCCAGGGAACGTTTCAAGCGGCTCCTCGGAGCGGAGAACCCTTGGCTGCTCTTTTATGTCGTCGACTCTTATTTTCACCGCGACCTGCTGTTCATGGTGGCAACAGAAGCCACTCAGTATAAGGAACGGGTTCCGATTGTCAAGAAAAATGAGGCAAAAGCAAAACCGCCCTTTCAGGCGGTTGATTCTGCTAGTTCTATCCGATTCCATCCATTATTGCAAGCAATTTCGGTCTATCGCATCCACGAAAGGTGGAATCTCTCACATGGTGATGGTTTCACCCGGTCGGAGCGGAGGAGGACTCTCTGCCCCGCGGAAATGCGCCACCAGCAGCAGGATAAAGATAAAAGTAACAGCACAGAGAATGACGAGGCTCGGAGCAATGCGACAGGAGCGCTCGCGTACCGGACCGGCCCTGAGAAACAGACCGGTAACAGCCAGCACAACTCCGCAGCCACCGGCGATTCCCCCTCCCAAAAAACCGAGAGATACAAAGAGACCGGCAGCGGAAGGAGAAAGGCCGAATCCCCCTGCTATCTGCTCGTGGAAAAAAGTAGCCACCGTAACGAGGGCTACCGCCAGCGAAAGGGCGTATATCCCCACCCGGAGCGTCCGCCTTCTCATGCTATTCGCCGCACCAACTCACATCGCCGATCCCACGGCGCAGCACCTGGGGATAATCGCCGATAAGACTCACCACCGAGCTGACATCGGCGGTGAGATTCCCACCATCCACAACGAGATCGAGCTGTTTTCCAAGGGTTCTCTCGACTTCAAGCGGATCACCGATGGGCTCTTCCCCCGAGAGGTTCGCACTGGTTGTAACGATCGGGTGCCCCAGCTCCTTGACGAGCGCTATGCAGATGCGATTGTCGGGAATTCGGATGCCAACCGTCTTCTGCTTGGTTACTAAAAGATCGGGGACCACGCTCGTCGCATCGATCACAAAGGTGTAGGGCCCCGGCAGATAACGCTTCAAAATTCTATAGGCGTAATTGCTGACCTTGGCGTAGCGGGCCACCTCTGAGAGCTCAGAACAGATAAAGGAAAAGGGCTTTTTCTTCTCCCTTTGCTTGAGAAGGTAGATTCGTTCGATCCCCTTCTTACTGAAAATGCTGCAACCGATCCCATAGGTCGTGTCGGTCGGATACGCGATGACCCCGCCACGACCAAGAACTTGAGCCACATGGGAGACAAGTCGTGCCTGCGGATTGTCGGGATTAATGGAGAGAAGCATGGCATATCTCCGTCAGTGGCAGCAGTACACTTTATTTTCCGGGATTATTGCCCGGTGTGACCGAACCCGCCGTCACCCCGGGCGGTCTCATCCAGTTCGTCCACGTCCTGAAATTCGGCCCGGGCGAAGGGCGCAAATACCATCTGGGCGATCCGTTCGCCCCGCTTTACGACAAAGGTGTCAGCACCGTGATTAATGATGATTACGCCGATCTCGCCCCGATAGTCGGGGTCAATGGTGCCCGGCGAGTTGACGAGAGCAATTCCGTGCTTGAGGG of Geobacter anodireducens contains these proteins:
- a CDS encoding acyl carrier protein, with product MSSIEKRVKEIVAEQLGVDEAQVTNDASFMDDLGADSLDTVELVMALEEEFDIEISDEDAEKIQNVQDAIDYITEHT
- a CDS encoding beta-ketoacyl-ACP reductase, translated to MSLAGKVAVVTGASRGIGREIALRLAREGADVAVTATTLDSARKTADEIEQIGRRALALAVDVADAAAVEALFASVVAAFGKVDILVNNAGITRDGLLLRMKDADWDAVLDVNLKGAFNCTREAAKLMAKARSGRIVNIGSVVGEMGNAGQVNYCASKAGMIGMTKAAARELAKRGITVNAVTPGFIETDMTAVLSEKVRESLMQQIPLERFGAPEDIANAVHFLVSDMGSYITGHVLSVNGGMYM
- a CDS encoding 3-oxoacyl-ACP synthase; the encoded protein is MMKARIVGTGSAVPSKVLTNFDLEKMVDTSDEWITTRTGIKERRIAADGEYTSTFATQAAERALEMAGVAAADIDLLIVATITPDFPFPATACVVQSNLKAAKAAAFDLSAACSGFIYALAQASNAIRAGSVRKALVIGAEALSRIIDWTDRNTCLLFGDGAGAVVLEACDDGRGVLSTHLHSDGSYWELLYQPGCGNRNPAVQKTLDDRRIYLMMQGNEVFKLAVRAMEDAALEALDANGLTPADISLFIPHQANRRIIDAIGKRLGLPGEKVYVNLDRFGNTSAASIPLALDEANRSGRIKPNDVVVFDAFGGGLTWGSALVRW
- a CDS encoding 50S ribosomal protein L32 is translated as MAVPKKKTSKSRKNMRRSHDSLTAPAASVCPQCKSPKLSHRACASCGTYKGREVVKTEEI
- a CDS encoding threonylcarbamoyl-AMP synthase, which translates into the protein MLLSINPDNPQARLVSHVAQVLGRGGVIAYPTDTTYGIGCSIFSKKGIERIYLLKQREKKKPFSFICSELSEVARYAKVSNYAYRILKRYLPGPYTFVIDATSVVPDLLVTKQKTVGIRIPDNRICIALVKELGHPIVTTSANLSGEEPIGDPLEVERTLGKQLDLVVDGGNLTADVSSVVSLIGDYPQVLRRGIGDVSWCGE
- a CDS encoding deoxyuridine 5'-triphosphate nucleotidohydrolase, which encodes MQPCLVKIRRVRPGSALPHPRYMTPHAAGMDLCADVDADLVLKPGERALVPTGIAIALPDGFEAQVRPRSGLALKHGIALVNSPGTIDPDYRGEIGVIIINHGADTFVVKRGERIAQMVFAPFARAEFQDVDELDETARGDGGFGHTGQ